The genomic DNA gaattgtgtaaaaaggaacatttattaaaaaaaaaaaaaaaaagcaagtggaGCACAGACCCGAGGATGGAAACCGATCCGTTAAAACCTTGTGAAACGCCTGCTTTGTGTCCGGATACTTGGCTTTGGCGGTGgggacaaaatattaaaaaaaaaaaccatccctGGCATCAGGGATATCAGTAGGATCTAAGAattcagaactagaagaaacGAGACCATTTTGTCCAACTCAGTTAATTTTTATGGAAAAGAAAGGTGAATTTTGAATTCCAGACTTTGTCTGCGAGGGAACTTGCATTCCAGCGGGTACCCCAAACCACGTGGTGTGGTATTGAGGGGAATTGCTGGCTGCGGTGGGATCTGGGAGCCCCCTGGGACCCCACTATGAGGTAGGGTCCTATAGGCAGGAGCAGGTAGCTAtgtgctttgaaggaaactaaggatgTTATAAATCCCAGGGAGTATCTATGCCAGACCTTTTCTGTctttcaccttcccttcttcACTCTCTCCCACTGTCTACTTTATCCCTTAGTCAATAAATGTTATTAAGAAACTACTGTAGTAGTtgtttggggggcggctaggaggcgaagtggataaagcaccggccctggagtcaggagtacctgggttcaaatccggtctcggacacttaataatcacctagctgtgtggccttgggcaagccatttaaccccgtttgccttgcaaaaaatctaaaaaaaaaaaaaaactactgtgCACCGAGCTCTGGAATACATGAAGCAGGAAAATACTGCCTTACATACCCTCCGGGAGCTCACTGTGTTGATCTAATCGTACTTAGCACAGTTCTTGTTATTAAGCATTTAAATTGCTTGCTGACTGATACTGGGGCTTTGCTGGAGCTGAGTGCGTTGGAGTTAAGGGGAGGGGTTAAAGGGAGAATAAATAACCTTGTCCTCTTTACCTGTCTGGACCTTGtctatcctttcctctctttGTTCTCCAAACAGAAAACAGACCCTGCAGGACAACAGACCTGTTCAGCTCACCCAGCCAGATTCTCCCCAGATGACAAGTATTCTAGACACCGGATCACTATCAAGAAGAGATTCAAGGTTCTCATGACTCAACAAGCTCGTTTGGTCCTCTGAGTTACCAAGCCATGGCAAACAAAAGGACTCTTGCCCCAAGAACCTTTTCCTACATCTAGGGGACCTCTTTCAGGAAGAGCtcaaatatcttaaatatcttaacccattctcACAACTTTGAAATTACTCCCTTTACACTTTGTTACATTTGCCTGTATTCCTTCCTGTACTTGGTATCAGTCGACctcaaatgttttcatttcaatCAGTACTGTAGGCTATTAAATCTCAACTTATTTGgagatctgtttttcttttttaattggggGCAGGAGAGTCTCGTTTGAATTGATTAGAGGAAGctttggtggatagagcattgggctagGTCATCCTGACCTAAGTTTAAATAGGATCAGACACTAACACTGTCATTTAACtgctgtttgcctccattt from Macrotis lagotis isolate mMagLag1 chromosome 4, bilby.v1.9.chrom.fasta, whole genome shotgun sequence includes the following:
- the NOP10 gene encoding H/ACA ribonucleoprotein complex subunit 3 — translated: MFLQYYLNEQGDRVYTLKKTDPAGQQTCSAHPARFSPDDKYSRHRITIKKRFKVLMTQQARLVL